The following proteins are encoded in a genomic region of Protaetiibacter sp. SSC-01:
- a CDS encoding ParA family protein gives MTAQREVANELAGLEDLAVEIGPTGRPVTEFPVPAPLTTHGPARIISLCNQKGGVGKTTTTISLGAALAAYGRKVLAVDFDPQGALSAGLGVQTHDVTTIYDLLLGSQKDVAGAIQQTSTPGLDVIPANIDLSAAEVHLVNEVAREQILARVLRQVTADYDVVLIDCQPSLGLLTVNALTAAHGVLIPLECEFFALRGVALLVETIDKVRDRLNPAITLDGILATMYDPRTLHSREVLERVVEAFGDKVLETVINRTVKFPDASVAGTPITEFAPDHHAAEQYRQLARELVHRSAVA, from the coding sequence ATGACTGCGCAGCGGGAGGTCGCGAACGAACTCGCCGGGCTCGAGGACCTGGCCGTCGAGATCGGGCCGACGGGGCGACCCGTCACGGAGTTCCCCGTGCCCGCACCCCTCACGACGCACGGCCCCGCCCGCATCATCTCGCTCTGCAACCAGAAGGGCGGCGTCGGCAAGACGACGACGACCATCAGCCTCGGCGCCGCGCTCGCGGCCTACGGCCGCAAGGTGCTCGCGGTCGACTTCGACCCGCAGGGCGCCCTCTCGGCGGGGCTCGGCGTGCAGACGCACGACGTCACGACGATCTACGACCTGCTGCTCGGCTCGCAGAAGGACGTCGCCGGCGCCATTCAGCAGACCTCGACGCCGGGCCTCGACGTCATCCCCGCCAACATCGACCTCTCGGCCGCCGAGGTGCACCTCGTCAATGAGGTCGCGCGCGAGCAGATCCTCGCGCGGGTGCTGCGCCAGGTGACGGCCGACTACGACGTCGTGCTCATCGACTGCCAGCCCTCGCTCGGCCTCCTCACCGTCAACGCGCTCACGGCCGCCCACGGCGTGCTCATCCCTCTCGAGTGCGAGTTCTTCGCGCTCCGTGGCGTCGCATTGCTCGTCGAGACGATCGACAAGGTGCGCGACCGCCTGAACCCCGCGATCACGCTCGACGGCATCCTCGCGACGATGTACGACCCGCGCACGCTGCACTCGCGCGAGGTGCTCGAGCGCGTCGTCGAGGCGTTCGGTGACAAGGTGCTCGAGACGGTCATCAATCGCACCGTGAAGTTCCCGGATGCGTCGGTCGCCGGCACCCCGATCACCGAGTTCGCGCCGGATCACCACGCCGCCGAGCAGTACCGCCAGCTCGCGCGCGAGCTCGTGCACCGCAGCGCCGTCGCCTGA
- a CDS encoding ABC transporter ATP-binding protein — MVAQWWDEAVRPRLLLLSLLRRGPRALIAALVVLNLVAGVLPVAFVVASSLLIAQVPGVVADGVGGEAWSSLVASFVAAAVVFTLQQLVAPIVGALSERLRLRLDALVRDDLVAAVSSTTGIGILEDQGFLDDLGGTTRFLENDWATPGSGGAGMLALIARYTQLLGLVVLVAVVVGWWAAVGICVVTLVFRYGQRGGMRKYSTVWDRVEREGREYEYFLGLGTGPASAKELRVFDLASWVADRTRTPYLAMFGQVASERRRIFFRPYIAFTAIGLAVILAVLVAIAVVASDGGIDVAGLALGTQAVALAVLLGQYYPEADVLTQFGAQTLSALRRLEARRDELLAGETTPGEGSDAGLALGRALTIRFENVTFRYPGSERPVLDGLDLELVAGRSTALVGVNGAGKTTLVKLLTRLYEPTGGRITADGVDIREFDPVLWRRAVSVIFQDFVRYELSAADNIALGAAWAPHDAGAIRTAARRADIADVLEALPATYDTVLSRGYEGGVDLSGGQWQRVAIARSLYALAQGAGVLVLDEPTSALDVRAEVEFFDHFVDITRGATALLISHRFSSVRRADHIVVIEKGRAVEAGDHGALLAADGHYARLFRLQAERFARGLDAEEEDA; from the coding sequence ATGGTCGCGCAGTGGTGGGACGAGGCCGTGCGCCCGCGCCTGCTGCTGCTGTCGCTGCTGCGCCGCGGCCCGCGCGCTCTCATCGCGGCGCTCGTGGTGCTCAACCTCGTCGCGGGCGTGCTGCCCGTGGCCTTCGTGGTCGCGTCGAGCCTGCTGATCGCCCAGGTGCCCGGTGTTGTCGCCGACGGCGTCGGGGGAGAGGCCTGGAGCTCGCTCGTCGCGTCGTTCGTCGCGGCCGCCGTGGTCTTCACACTCCAGCAGCTTGTGGCGCCCATCGTGGGAGCGCTCTCAGAGCGCCTGCGCCTGCGGCTCGACGCCCTCGTGCGCGATGATCTGGTGGCCGCGGTGTCGTCGACGACGGGCATCGGCATCCTCGAGGACCAGGGCTTCCTCGACGACCTCGGCGGCACGACGCGGTTCCTCGAGAACGACTGGGCGACCCCCGGCTCGGGAGGTGCGGGCATGCTCGCGCTCATCGCGCGCTACACGCAGCTGCTCGGTCTCGTCGTGCTCGTGGCTGTCGTCGTCGGCTGGTGGGCCGCGGTCGGCATCTGCGTCGTGACGCTCGTCTTCCGCTACGGGCAGCGCGGCGGCATGCGCAAGTACTCGACGGTGTGGGACCGCGTCGAGCGCGAGGGGCGCGAGTACGAGTACTTCCTCGGGCTCGGCACGGGCCCCGCGTCGGCCAAGGAGCTGCGCGTCTTCGACCTCGCGTCGTGGGTCGCCGATCGCACCCGCACGCCCTACCTCGCGATGTTCGGCCAGGTCGCATCCGAGCGCCGCCGGATCTTCTTCCGCCCGTACATCGCGTTCACGGCGATCGGTCTCGCCGTCATCCTGGCGGTGCTCGTCGCGATCGCGGTGGTCGCGAGCGACGGCGGCATCGACGTCGCGGGTCTCGCGCTCGGCACCCAGGCGGTCGCGCTCGCCGTGCTGCTCGGCCAGTACTACCCGGAGGCCGACGTGCTCACGCAGTTCGGTGCCCAGACGCTCAGCGCGCTCCGCCGCCTCGAGGCCCGCCGCGACGAGCTGCTCGCGGGCGAGACGACGCCGGGCGAGGGCTCGGATGCCGGCCTCGCGCTCGGACGCGCCCTCACCATCCGCTTCGAGAACGTGACGTTCCGCTATCCGGGCAGCGAGCGACCCGTGCTCGACGGCCTCGACCTCGAGCTCGTCGCGGGACGCTCCACAGCGCTCGTCGGCGTCAACGGCGCCGGCAAGACGACGCTCGTCAAGCTGCTCACGCGCCTCTACGAGCCGACCGGCGGCCGCATCACGGCAGACGGCGTCGACATCCGCGAGTTCGACCCCGTGCTGTGGCGGCGGGCGGTGTCGGTCATCTTCCAGGACTTCGTGCGCTACGAGCTCTCGGCCGCCGACAACATCGCACTCGGCGCCGCCTGGGCGCCGCACGACGCGGGGGCCATCCGCACCGCCGCCCGTCGCGCCGACATCGCCGACGTGCTGGAGGCGCTGCCCGCGACGTACGACACCGTGCTGTCGCGCGGCTACGAGGGCGGCGTCGACCTCTCGGGCGGCCAGTGGCAGCGCGTCGCGATCGCGCGCTCGCTCTACGCCCTCGCGCAGGGCGCGGGCGTGCTCGTGCTCGACGAGCCGACGAGCGCCCTCGACGTGCGCGCCGAGGTGGAGTTCTTCGACCACTTCGTCGACATCACGCGCGGCGCGACGGCGCTGCTCATCTCGCACCGCTTCTCGTCGGTGCGGCGGGCCGACCACATCGTCGTCATCGAGAAGGGGCGCGCGGTCGAGGCGGGGGACCACGGGGCGCTCCTGGCGGCCGACGGCCACTACGCCCGCCTCTTCCGCCTGCAGGCCGAGCGCTTCGCGCGCGGACTCGACGCCGAGGAGGAGGACGCATGA